A section of the Pseudomonas tritici genome encodes:
- a CDS encoding TonB-dependent receptor, with amino-acid sequence MPVVRPLLKLSLLLSLSASPLFAAVSYAEDTAARRSYQVPAGSLSAALTRFAGLAGVNLSVDPALVSGRTSSGLSGEYAVEEGFARLLQGSGLQLQPMGAQAYMLVPVPDGSSLELAPTSILGTTGLYDGDTYAGGQVARRGSQGLLGTRDFMETPFSMTTYTADAVKNQQARTLGDLIASDPSVRATNPAGGRYEQFTIRGFSLFNSDVSYNGLYGVLPTYTIDMEMADRVDIFKGPTQLINGISPRGSVGGGINVVPKRATDKDINSFTGNWASDSQAGGAVDVGRRFGEDNKFGIRFNGVKQSGDTEWDHQSVDREMAVLGLDFRGERLRLSTDIGHTERDTDAPQERVQVAAAAPVPSANDVRRNYAQSWSKASTNDTFGTVNAEYDLSDNVMLYGGMGARKSNHDFLRHAVSVTNAAGAFTVQPRDFTRDENVRTYTAGVRNWFHTGPVSHEVNLAASYFDMDFTNGGARYGTATSNLYNPVQTPTPSTAIRQDAKVYTENKFSGVALSDTLGFFDDRLLLTLGARWQRVKVDDWSDGVKGDTAYDEEKVSPSGGLLFKATDKLSLYANYMEGLSQGKIAPSTSSNEDEIFPPFISRQVEVGAKYDAGAFAVTAAVFRIKQPAYETNTASRLFGPNGKRQNSGVELSVFGEPLKGVRLLGGVMYIDSELKDTTNGAWDGNRAPATPKYNVNLGAEWDVPGLEGLTLTSRGIYSSSQYLDQSNVKEIDAWNRVDVGARYGFKVDDKHITLRANVENVADKRYWSSAGASDDSEPGLTLSTPRTYLLSATVDF; translated from the coding sequence ATGCCTGTAGTCCGCCCCTTGCTGAAACTGAGCCTGCTGCTGAGCCTCAGTGCCAGCCCGTTATTCGCTGCCGTCAGCTATGCCGAAGACACTGCCGCCCGCCGCAGCTACCAGGTGCCGGCCGGCAGCCTGAGCGCGGCACTCACCCGGTTTGCCGGGTTGGCAGGCGTCAACCTGTCGGTAGACCCGGCCCTGGTCAGCGGTCGCACCAGCAGTGGTTTGTCCGGTGAGTACGCCGTAGAGGAGGGCTTCGCCCGCTTGCTGCAAGGCTCCGGCCTGCAACTGCAACCCATGGGGGCACAGGCCTACATGTTGGTGCCGGTGCCGGATGGCAGCAGCCTGGAACTGGCGCCGACCTCAATCCTTGGCACCACCGGCCTGTATGACGGCGACACTTACGCCGGTGGGCAAGTGGCGCGCCGTGGCTCGCAGGGTTTGCTGGGCACGCGGGACTTTATGGAAACCCCGTTCAGCATGACCACCTACACCGCTGACGCGGTGAAAAACCAGCAGGCGCGCACCTTGGGCGACCTGATCGCCAGCGACCCGTCGGTACGCGCCACCAACCCGGCCGGTGGGCGTTATGAGCAGTTCACCATTCGCGGTTTCAGCCTGTTCAACAGCGATGTGTCGTACAACGGTCTCTATGGCGTACTGCCGACCTACACCATCGACATGGAAATGGCCGACCGCGTCGACATCTTCAAAGGCCCCACCCAGTTGATCAACGGCATCTCACCGCGCGGCAGCGTCGGTGGCGGCATCAACGTAGTGCCCAAGCGCGCCACCGACAAGGACATCAACTCGTTTACCGGCAACTGGGCCTCCGACAGCCAGGCTGGCGGCGCGGTGGATGTGGGCAGACGCTTCGGTGAGGACAACAAGTTCGGCATCCGCTTCAACGGCGTGAAGCAGTCCGGCGACACCGAGTGGGACCACCAGAGCGTCGACCGCGAAATGGCTGTGTTGGGCCTGGACTTTCGCGGCGAGCGCCTGCGCCTTTCCACCGATATCGGCCACACCGAACGCGACACCGATGCACCGCAAGAGCGCGTGCAGGTGGCGGCCGCAGCGCCGGTGCCCAGCGCCAACGATGTGCGCCGCAACTACGCGCAATCCTGGAGCAAGGCCAGCACCAACGACACCTTTGGCACGGTCAACGCTGAGTACGACCTCAGCGATAACGTGATGCTGTATGGCGGCATGGGCGCGCGTAAAAGCAACCACGACTTCCTGCGTCATGCGGTGTCCGTCACCAATGCGGCTGGCGCGTTCACTGTGCAGCCGCGGGATTTCACCCGCGATGAAAACGTACGCACCTACACCGCCGGCGTGCGCAACTGGTTCCATACCGGGCCGGTGAGCCATGAGGTCAACCTGGCGGCCAGCTACTTCGACATGGACTTCACCAACGGCGGCGCCCGCTACGGGACGGCGACGAGCAACCTCTACAACCCGGTGCAAACGCCGACGCCGTCCACGGCGATACGCCAGGACGCCAAGGTCTACACCGAAAACAAATTCAGCGGCGTGGCCTTGTCCGACACCCTGGGGTTCTTCGACGACCGCCTGCTGCTGACCCTCGGCGCGCGTTGGCAGCGCGTCAAGGTGGATGACTGGAGCGACGGTGTCAAAGGCGACACCGCCTACGACGAAGAAAAGGTCTCGCCGTCCGGTGGACTTCTGTTCAAGGCCACCGACAAGCTGTCGCTGTACGCCAACTACATGGAAGGCCTGAGCCAGGGCAAGATCGCGCCGTCGACCTCGAGCAACGAGGACGAAATCTTCCCGCCGTTCATCAGCCGCCAGGTGGAAGTGGGCGCCAAATACGACGCCGGCGCCTTTGCCGTGACCGCCGCTGTGTTTCGCATCAAGCAGCCGGCCTATGAAACCAACACCGCCTCGCGGTTGTTCGGCCCCAACGGCAAGCGTCAGAACTCCGGTGTGGAGCTGAGTGTATTCGGCGAGCCGCTCAAGGGCGTGCGCCTGCTGGGCGGGGTGATGTACATCGACAGCGAGCTGAAGGACACCACCAACGGCGCCTGGGACGGCAACCGCGCCCCGGCGACGCCTAAATACAACGTTAACCTGGGCGCCGAATGGGATGTGCCGGGCCTTGAAGGCCTGACGTTGACCAGCCGTGGCATCTATTCCAGCTCGCAGTACCTGGACCAGTCCAACGTCAAGGAAATCGATGCGTGGAACCGCGTCGATGTCGGCGCGCGGTATGGGTTCAAAGTGGATGACAAGCACATCACCTTGCGGGCGAATGTGGAGAACGTCGCCGATAAGCGCTACTGGAGCTCGGCCGGGGCGTCGGATGACAGTGAGCCGGGGTTGACCTTGTCGACACCGCGTACCTACCTGCTGTCAGCCACCGTCGACTTCTAG
- a CDS encoding gamma-glutamyltransferase family protein has product MLKFSAHEYPYPSQRQSVFAKRGMVAASQPLAAQAGIEIMQKGGNAIDAAIATAAALTVVEPTGCGLGGDAFALVWCKGQLHGLNGNGHAPAALSIETVKAAGHDQMPLYGWTPVTVPGCPSAWAELSQRFGKLPFAELLQPAISLARDGFPLSPVVAHQWQIALDEFTPHRDPVLAAWFDTFLIDGCAPRAGEIFRNPAQARTLEELAATRCESLYRGALAERLDAHSRASGGYLRASDLKDYRAQWVEPIHINYRGVDVWEIPPSGQGLVALMALNILEGFCFDHRDSQQTWHRQLEAMKLAYSDGLHYITDPLHMRLAVADLLSDDYSTRRRSQIGEQAQPPKPGDPHASGTVYLATADAEGNMVSFIQSNYHGFGSGVVLPDSGIALQNRGQEFSLDPAHANCLAPGKKTFHTIIPGFLTKDGQALGPFGVMGGYMQPQGHVQMVMNLVDFGLNPQAALDAPRWQWLGDMKVGIEQGASRDLANALARRGHQVQVASDLTDFGRGQIILRDPVSGVLCGGTEPRADSTIAVW; this is encoded by the coding sequence ATGTTGAAATTCTCCGCTCACGAGTACCCCTATCCCTCGCAACGCCAAAGCGTGTTTGCCAAGCGTGGCATGGTCGCGGCGTCCCAGCCCCTGGCCGCCCAGGCCGGCATCGAGATCATGCAAAAGGGCGGCAACGCTATTGATGCCGCCATCGCCACGGCGGCCGCGTTGACGGTGGTCGAGCCCACTGGCTGCGGCCTGGGCGGCGATGCGTTTGCCCTGGTCTGGTGCAAAGGCCAGTTGCACGGCCTGAACGGCAACGGCCATGCGCCGGCGGCCCTGAGTATCGAGACGGTCAAGGCGGCGGGGCACGATCAAATGCCGCTGTACGGGTGGACCCCCGTCACCGTACCGGGCTGCCCATCGGCTTGGGCCGAGCTGTCGCAACGCTTCGGCAAGTTACCGTTTGCCGAGTTGCTGCAACCGGCGATCAGCCTGGCGCGGGACGGTTTCCCGCTGTCGCCGGTGGTTGCTCATCAATGGCAGATTGCGCTGGATGAGTTCACGCCTCATCGCGACCCAGTGCTGGCTGCCTGGTTCGACACCTTCCTGATCGACGGTTGCGCGCCGCGAGCGGGGGAGATTTTCCGCAACCCGGCCCAGGCCCGCACCCTGGAAGAACTCGCCGCCACTCGCTGCGAAAGCCTGTATCGCGGCGCCCTGGCCGAACGCCTGGACGCCCACTCCCGCGCCAGCGGCGGCTACCTGCGCGCCAGCGACCTCAAGGACTACCGCGCCCAGTGGGTGGAGCCGATCCACATCAACTACCGGGGCGTGGATGTCTGGGAAATCCCACCCAGCGGCCAGGGCCTTGTGGCGCTGATGGCGCTGAATATCCTCGAAGGCTTCTGCTTCGATCACCGCGACAGTCAACAAACCTGGCACCGCCAGTTGGAGGCGATGAAACTCGCCTACAGCGACGGCCTGCACTACATCACCGACCCGCTGCACATGCGCTTGGCCGTCGCCGATCTGCTCAGCGATGACTACAGCACCCGTCGCCGTAGCCAGATCGGTGAACAAGCCCAGCCCCCGAAACCCGGTGACCCCCACGCCAGTGGCACGGTCTATCTGGCCACGGCGGACGCCGAAGGCAATATGGTCTCGTTCATCCAGAGCAACTACCACGGCTTTGGCTCCGGTGTGGTGCTGCCCGACAGCGGCATCGCCCTGCAGAACCGTGGCCAGGAATTCAGCCTCGATCCTGCCCACGCCAACTGCCTGGCGCCGGGCAAGAAAACCTTCCACACCATCATTCCCGGCTTCCTCACCAAGGACGGCCAGGCGCTCGGCCCGTTCGGTGTGATGGGCGGCTATATGCAGCCCCAGGGCCATGTGCAGATGGTGATGAACCTGGTGGACTTCGGCCTCAACCCGCAAGCGGCCTTGGACGCGCCGCGCTGGCAATGGCTGGGCGACATGAAAGTCGGCATCGAGCAGGGCGCCTCCCGCGACCTGGCCAATGCCCTGGCGCGGCGCGGGCATCAGGTACAAGTCGCCAGCGACCTCACCGACTTCGGGCGCGGGCAGATCATCCTGCGTGATCCGGTCAGTGGTGTATTGTGCGGCGGCACCGAGCCCAGGGCGGATTCAACGATCGCAGTGTGGTAA
- a CDS encoding amino acid ABC transporter ATP-binding protein, whose protein sequence is MAHQSEELIIEALDIHKSFGTLQILKGISLQVRRGEVVVLIGASGSGKTTFIRCINLLEDIQGGRIRVNGRAMGYRERSDGSLVRDSERNIARQRRDIGMVFQRFNLFPHMTALENIIEAPIQVLGTPRAEALEQARGLLARVGLADKASHYPSMLSGGQQQRVAIARALAMKPQAMLFDEPTSALDPETVGEVLQVMKELAEEGMTMVVVTHEMGFAREVADRVVVLDQGELIEQGPPEQIFSHPSHLRTRAFLSRVL, encoded by the coding sequence ATGGCGCACCAAAGTGAAGAACTGATCATTGAAGCGCTGGATATCCACAAGTCGTTTGGCACGCTGCAGATCCTCAAGGGCATCTCGCTGCAAGTACGGCGCGGCGAAGTGGTGGTGCTGATCGGCGCCTCGGGCTCTGGCAAGACCACCTTTATCCGCTGCATCAACCTGCTCGAAGACATCCAGGGCGGGCGCATCCGCGTCAACGGCCGCGCCATGGGCTATCGCGAGCGCAGCGACGGCAGCCTGGTACGCGATTCGGAGCGCAACATCGCCCGCCAGCGCCGCGACATTGGCATGGTATTCCAGCGCTTCAACTTGTTCCCCCATATGACTGCGCTGGAAAACATCATCGAAGCGCCGATCCAGGTCCTCGGCACGCCACGTGCCGAAGCGCTGGAACAGGCGCGTGGCCTGCTGGCGCGAGTCGGCTTGGCGGACAAGGCCAGCCACTACCCATCGATGCTTTCCGGCGGCCAGCAGCAACGGGTCGCCATCGCCCGCGCCCTGGCGATGAAACCCCAGGCCATGTTGTTCGACGAACCCACCAGCGCCCTCGACCCTGAAACCGTCGGCGAAGTGCTGCAGGTGATGAAGGAGCTTGCCGAGGAGGGCATGACCATGGTGGTGGTCACCCATGAAATGGGCTTTGCCCGTGAAGTGGCGGACCGCGTGGTGGTGCTCGACCAGGGCGAACTCATCGAACAAGGGCCGCCGGAACAGATTTTCAGCCACCCCAGCCACCTCCGTACCCGGGCCTTTCTCAGCCGCGTGTTATGA
- a CDS encoding amino acid ABC transporter permease: MNFNWDVFWQYLLQPSGVYLTGLWLTCLIAVSAMLLGCALGLAAALLRLSKNPLLHLPVRFYVWLMRGTPLLVQIVFLYTALAAGGIFRFEDIDLFGLVVPGNIQAAIIALGLNEGAYMAEIIRAGIGAVDKGQYEAGRSLGMGFAKLMRRIVLPQAFRVIVPPLGNEFNVMLKNTTLVSVIGVQELLLSTQMVTSATFRVFELYLVVAIYFLMLTTLWGFFQRWLEARFGQSDRPSAPPPAASRMFGRSTLKLLRGR, from the coding sequence ATGAACTTCAATTGGGATGTGTTCTGGCAGTACCTGTTGCAGCCCAGCGGGGTGTACCTCACCGGGCTTTGGCTGACCTGCCTGATCGCCGTGTCGGCGATGCTGCTGGGCTGCGCGCTGGGGCTGGCGGCGGCGTTGTTGCGCTTGTCAAAGAACCCGCTGCTGCACCTGCCGGTGCGTTTTTATGTGTGGCTGATGCGCGGCACGCCGTTGCTGGTGCAGATTGTGTTCCTGTACACGGCGCTGGCGGCGGGCGGGATTTTCCGCTTTGAGGATATCGATCTGTTTGGCCTGGTTGTCCCCGGCAACATCCAGGCGGCGATCATTGCGTTGGGCCTGAATGAAGGTGCGTACATGGCCGAGATCATCCGGGCCGGCATCGGCGCGGTGGACAAGGGCCAGTACGAGGCCGGACGTTCACTCGGCATGGGTTTCGCCAAGCTGATGCGGCGCATTGTGCTGCCCCAGGCGTTCCGGGTGATCGTGCCGCCGCTGGGCAACGAGTTCAACGTGATGCTCAAGAACACCACCCTGGTCAGCGTGATCGGCGTGCAGGAGTTGCTGCTCAGTACCCAAATGGTCACCTCGGCAACGTTCCGCGTGTTCGAGCTGTACCTGGTGGTGGCGATCTACTTCCTGATGCTCACCACGCTGTGGGGCTTTTTCCAGCGCTGGCTGGAGGCGCGTTTTGGCCAGTCCGATCGGCCTTCCGCGCCACCGCCGGCGGCCAGTCGCATGTTCGGGCGCAGCACCCTGAAACTGCTGAGGGGACGATAA
- a CDS encoding ABC transporter substrate-binding protein, translated as MHKRRALLVAVSLGLCTQWACAAPQVPDRLLTVDKLTYCSGMDSPPLVSFDEAQKPRGLTVDLGLEIAKRLGDKKVQWRVIPFSGLVPALLAQQCDMIVDQLFDKPERRQVIDIVNYMYSSQSVVVPKGNPKGIKTLDDLSGHKVAVLNGSTIKTLLDTQNDNLAKAGKPPMKLVVYNTDTDAFQALRISQVDAYGTTVETAGYYAAMAPDLFQEGVPAFSRILTGLGMRKDDPQLTAAVQQVISDMRSDGSYVALLNKWHVSSDTLD; from the coding sequence ATGCATAAACGCCGCGCCTTGCTGGTGGCTGTCTCCCTCGGTCTCTGTACCCAATGGGCCTGCGCTGCACCGCAGGTGCCGGATCGCCTGTTAACGGTCGACAAACTCACCTACTGCTCGGGGATGGATTCTCCGCCCCTGGTGTCCTTCGACGAAGCGCAGAAACCGCGTGGGCTCACGGTCGACCTCGGCCTGGAGATCGCCAAGCGCCTGGGCGATAAAAAGGTGCAGTGGCGGGTCATCCCTTTCTCCGGGCTGGTGCCGGCGCTGCTCGCCCAGCAGTGCGACATGATCGTCGACCAGCTGTTCGACAAGCCCGAACGCCGCCAAGTGATCGACATCGTCAACTACATGTATTCCAGCCAGTCGGTAGTGGTGCCCAAGGGTAATCCCAAAGGCATCAAGACCCTCGATGACCTGTCCGGGCACAAGGTTGCCGTACTCAACGGTTCTACCATCAAGACCCTGCTGGACACGCAAAACGACAACCTGGCCAAGGCCGGCAAGCCGCCGATGAAACTGGTGGTCTACAACACCGACACCGATGCGTTCCAGGCCCTGCGCATCAGCCAAGTGGACGCCTACGGCACCACCGTGGAAACGGCCGGCTACTACGCCGCGATGGCCCCGGACCTGTTCCAGGAAGGCGTGCCGGCGTTCAGCCGGATCCTCACTGGCCTGGGCATGCGCAAGGACGACCCGCAACTGACCGCCGCCGTGCAGCAAGTGATCAGCGACATGCGCAGCGATGGCAGCTACGTCGCGTTGCTGAATAAATGGCATGTCAGCAGCGACACTCTCGACTGA
- a CDS encoding GntR family transcriptional regulator translates to MQFAPAYVDRQPLTAEEEAYNFLLDAICGGRYRKGDRLIAEDIASEIGMSRMPVREAFRRLDAQGLVTLRPNRGAIVSGLDIDELHEVFEMRSALEGLAVRVAVGRIGERQLAALERMLDEMDDYRDESAAWVSRHRAFHEYLCSLSGRPRLLKQISALYSLVEAPMRLWLQHGEKPLSARQEHAVILDAIRAGDAARAEAVVREHIEGTVPALIQFLQAEK, encoded by the coding sequence ATGCAATTTGCCCCTGCTTATGTTGACCGTCAGCCTCTCACCGCGGAGGAGGAGGCCTACAACTTCCTGCTCGATGCTATTTGTGGTGGTCGCTATCGCAAAGGCGACCGGCTGATCGCCGAAGACATCGCCAGCGAGATCGGCATGAGCCGCATGCCGGTACGCGAAGCCTTCCGCCGCCTGGATGCACAGGGCCTGGTGACGTTGCGACCGAACCGTGGCGCCATCGTCAGCGGGCTGGATATCGACGAATTGCACGAGGTCTTCGAAATGCGCAGTGCCCTCGAAGGCCTGGCAGTGCGCGTCGCGGTGGGTCGTATCGGCGAGCGTCAGTTGGCGGCGCTGGAGCGCATGCTCGATGAGATGGACGACTACCGCGACGAAAGCGCCGCGTGGGTCAGCCGCCACCGCGCCTTCCACGAATACCTGTGCAGCCTCAGCGGCCGGCCGCGCCTGTTAAAGCAGATATCGGCGCTCTATTCCCTGGTGGAAGCGCCCATGCGCCTGTGGCTGCAACACGGCGAAAAACCCCTCAGCGCACGCCAAGAACACGCGGTGATCCTCGATGCGATTCGCGCCGGTGACGCCGCCCGCGCCGAAGCCGTGGTGCGCGAGCACATCGAAGGCACCGTGCCGGCGCTGATCCAGTTCCTGCAAGCCGAAAAATAA
- a CDS encoding lipopolysaccharide biosynthesis protein — protein sequence MKQTSLVNAKPVGNIKQALHTPDSARQRSNKRCLTTQDFGSCRHIETGAVFIIASGASAKSFPLEKFAHVPMITMNGAISMFQDTDVKPYFYACTDRSFSEQQPELFKHAMAISQRVALWEDHARSSRALPAGRLYPLTKAKRPSWLDSILGRRRTLVVNHPLLPHRKRPLGFSKDMSQGFFDARTVAYLAIQLAFHVGFNKVFLVGVDLDQNAGRFYETQESKNSPCGLDQHYFTRILPSLELMSKKVMGEDFMVYNLSDISRIPDSVVPQVTLAEVEAMLG from the coding sequence ATGAAACAGACGTCCCTCGTCAATGCGAAGCCTGTGGGCAACATCAAGCAGGCTTTGCACACGCCAGATTCAGCGCGACAGCGTTCAAACAAACGTTGCCTGACTACGCAGGATTTCGGTTCTTGTCGGCACATTGAGACAGGTGCCGTTTTCATCATTGCTTCAGGCGCATCGGCAAAGTCGTTTCCTCTCGAGAAATTTGCGCACGTGCCGATGATCACGATGAATGGCGCTATCTCCATGTTTCAGGACACCGACGTCAAACCGTATTTTTATGCCTGCACGGATAGAAGTTTTTCCGAACAGCAGCCGGAATTATTCAAACACGCCATGGCGATCAGCCAGAGGGTCGCGCTTTGGGAAGACCACGCGCGATCGTCGCGTGCTCTCCCAGCAGGGCGGTTATACCCGCTGACCAAAGCTAAAAGACCTTCCTGGCTGGATTCGATACTGGGTAGACGCCGCACGCTGGTCGTCAATCATCCCTTGCTGCCCCATCGCAAAAGACCGCTGGGATTCAGTAAAGACATGAGCCAGGGCTTTTTTGATGCACGAACCGTGGCCTATCTGGCGATACAGTTGGCATTCCACGTGGGATTCAACAAGGTTTTTCTTGTCGGGGTGGATCTGGACCAAAACGCTGGAAGGTTTTACGAGACCCAGGAATCGAAAAACTCTCCCTGCGGACTGGACCAACACTACTTCACACGCATACTGCCGTCGCTTGAGTTGATGTCCAAAAAGGTCATGGGCGAGGACTTCATGGTTTATAACCTGTCTGACATTTCAAGAATTCCGGACAGTGTGGTCCCGCAGGTCACGCTTGCAGAGGTTGAGGCGATGCTCGGGTAG
- a CDS encoding MerR family transcriptional regulator, whose amino-acid sequence MLEPSHNDELPVIPGKRYFTIGEVSELCAVKPHVLRYWEQEFPQLNPVKRTGNRRYYQRQDVLMIRQIRALLYDQGFTISGARQRMSGDEAKDDTTQYKQMIRQMISELEDVLVVLKK is encoded by the coding sequence ATGCTGGAACCAAGTCATAACGACGAGCTACCCGTCATCCCAGGCAAACGCTACTTCACCATTGGTGAAGTCAGCGAGCTCTGTGCGGTAAAACCGCACGTGTTGCGCTATTGGGAGCAGGAGTTTCCTCAACTCAACCCCGTCAAACGCACCGGGAACCGTCGGTATTATCAGCGCCAGGATGTGCTGATGATCCGACAGATCCGCGCGTTGCTGTACGATCAGGGGTTCACCATCAGTGGTGCGCGCCAGCGTATGTCCGGTGATGAAGCCAAAGACGACACGACCCAATACAAGCAAATGATCCGCCAGATGATCTCCGAACTCGAAGATGTACTGGTGGTTTTGAAGAAGTGA
- the ihfA gene encoding integration host factor subunit alpha — protein sequence MGALTKAEMAERLYEELGLNKREAKELVELFFEEIRHALEDNEQVKLSGFGNFDLRDKRQRPGRNPKTGEEIPITARRVVTFRPGQKLKARVEAYAGTKS from the coding sequence ATGGGGGCTTTGACGAAAGCTGAGATGGCGGAACGTCTGTACGAAGAGTTGGGTCTGAACAAGCGCGAGGCCAAGGAATTGGTCGAGCTGTTTTTTGAAGAAATCAGACACGCTCTGGAAGACAACGAACAGGTCAAATTGTCCGGTTTCGGCAATTTTGACCTGCGGGACAAACGCCAGCGGCCTGGCCGCAATCCAAAAACGGGAGAAGAAATCCCGATCACGGCTCGCCGTGTGGTCACCTTTCGTCCAGGGCAGAAGTTGAAGGCCCGAGTTGAGGCTTATGCTGGAACCAAGTCATAA